From one Bacteroides fragilis NCTC 9343 genomic stretch:
- a CDS encoding TolC family protein: MKKINRWLIFLLCVPTVAFAQQNSLLQKYRSMALDYNHDLKAADKNIAASIELEKAAQKDLRPKLSGEANFQYTGNPLQLNIDLLSMQTPLAFEGRNMKYGASLSLLQPVYTGGRLLESIRMAKHQQSLAIHQADYFRSAVSYQTDMQYWNTVARAEIVRVTTEYRNSVASFSQTIRERVEAGLVDPQDLLMAEVKLNEAEYQLLQAKRNLETGRMALNSLIGVELHAPTEIEDTISAVRADKDLWGEGEIDRPELKMAYARIKIAESSKKLTDAKYKPQFYIGVDGSYSAPGYDFRSDLDPNYAIYAKVSVPLFEWGKRRDEKRASSFKVGMATDYLNQVTDQVKLEVETARVSLSQTMEQVRLTEGSLSKAFENERMALERYTEGKASVIEVIEAQTYRQASQLNHVQAKVSAQGAYSELIRALNKY, translated from the coding sequence ATGAAGAAAATAAATAGATGGCTTATCTTTTTGCTGTGTGTGCCGACAGTTGCTTTTGCTCAGCAAAATAGTTTGCTGCAAAAGTACAGGTCGATGGCTTTAGATTATAACCATGACTTGAAAGCTGCGGACAAAAATATAGCTGCAAGTATCGAATTGGAGAAAGCGGCACAGAAGGATCTACGTCCTAAACTGTCGGGAGAGGCGAATTTTCAGTATACCGGTAATCCTCTTCAATTGAATATCGACTTGCTTTCGATGCAGACTCCGTTGGCTTTTGAAGGAAGAAATATGAAATACGGTGCTTCCCTTTCTTTGTTACAACCGGTTTATACAGGTGGGCGGTTATTGGAAAGTATCCGGATGGCTAAACATCAGCAAAGTCTGGCAATACATCAGGCAGATTATTTCCGTTCCGCAGTATCCTATCAGACGGATATGCAATATTGGAACACCGTTGCGCGTGCAGAAATAGTCCGTGTAACTACGGAATATCGCAATTCGGTTGCCAGCTTCTCCCAAACCATACGGGAGCGTGTGGAAGCAGGATTGGTTGATCCGCAGGACTTGCTGATGGCGGAGGTAAAACTGAATGAAGCGGAATACCAACTGTTGCAAGCAAAAAGAAATCTGGAAACAGGACGTATGGCACTAAATTCTCTGATTGGCGTGGAACTTCATGCTCCGACTGAAATAGAAGATACGATTTCTGCCGTTAGGGCGGATAAAGATCTGTGGGGTGAGGGTGAAATAGATCGTCCGGAACTTAAGATGGCCTATGCCCGGATTAAAATAGCAGAAAGTTCGAAAAAATTAACGGATGCTAAGTATAAGCCACAGTTTTATATAGGTGTAGATGGAAGCTATTCTGCTCCCGGTTATGATTTCCGTTCCGATTTGGATCCCAATTATGCCATTTATGCCAAAGTATCCGTTCCCTTGTTTGAGTGGGGAAAAAGACGTGATGAAAAGCGAGCCTCTTCTTTCAAAGTAGGAATGGCTACTGATTATTTGAATCAGGTCACCGACCAGGTGAAACTGGAAGTGGAGACAGCCCGTGTTTCATTGTCGCAGACTATGGAACAGGTGCGCCTCACCGAAGGCTCACTGAGTAAAGCCTTCGAAAATGAGCGTATGGCATTGGAGCGGTATACTGAAGGGAAGGCCTCTGTAATAGAGGTGATTGAGGCCCAAACGTACCGGCAAGCTTCCCAACTGAACCATGTACAGGCAAAAGTCTCGGCACAAGGGGCTTATTCGGAATTGATCAGAGCTTTGAATAAATATTAA